In Rhodamnia argentea isolate NSW1041297 chromosome 11, ASM2092103v1, whole genome shotgun sequence, one genomic interval encodes:
- the LOC115753477 gene encoding cytochrome P450 85A, translating into MAVYIFLALGAVLVLCVCTALLRWNEVRYMKRGLPPGTMGWPVFGETTEFLKQGPNFMKNQSARYGSFFKSHILGCPTIVSMDPEVNRYILMNEAKGLVPGYPQSMLDILGKRNIAAVHGASHKHMRGALLALVSPTMIRDQLLPKIDRFMRSHLAHWDDGSIIDLQDKTKQMALLSSLMQIGIDCSSISQQFIPEFFKLVLGTLSLPIDLPGTNYRRGFQARKNILGMLRKLIEERRASQEAHNDMLGSLMRSADNKYQLNDEEIIDQIITVMYSGYETVSTTSMMAVKYLHDSPSVLHKLREEHLGIRAKKRPEDPIDWEDLKAMPFTRAVIFETSRLATVVNGVLRKTTKDMELNGFLIPKGWRIYVYTREINYNPRLYPDPLAFNPWRWLDKNVECRNYNLIFGGGTRQCPGKELGIAEISTFLHYFVTRYRWEEIGGDKLMKFPRVEAPNGLHIRVSPSC; encoded by the exons ATGGCGGTTTACATCTTCTTGGCTCTTGGGGCGGTGCTGGTGCTCTGTGTATGCACTGCCCTGTTGAGATGGAACGAAGTGAGGTACATGAAGAGAGGTCTGCCTCCTGGCACAATGGGTTGGCCAGTCTTTGGTGAGACCACTGAGTTCCTCAAGCAAGGCCCTAACTTCATGAAAAACCAGAGTGCaag GTATGGGAGCTTCTTCAAGTCCCACATCCTGGGTTGCCCCACGATTGTGTCCATGGACCCGGAGGTGAACCGGTACATCCTGATGAACGAGGCCAAGGGGCTCGTCCCGGGTTACCCGCAGTCCATGCTTGATATACTCGGCAAGCGCAACATAGCAGCGGTCCATGGCGCGTCCCACAAGCACATGAGGGGTGCTCTGCTCGCCCTGGTCAGCCCCACCATGATCAGGGACCAGCTCTTGCCCAAGATTGATCGTTTCATGCGATCCCACCTCGCCCACTGGGATGATGGCTCCATTATTGACCTCCAGGACAAAACCAAACAG ATGGCCCTTCTCTCGTCGCTAATGCAAATCGGAATCGACTGCAGCTCCATTTCTCAACAATTCATACCTGAGTTCTTCAAGTTGGTCCTGGGCACTCTCTCCCTGCCCATAGACCTCCCTGGCACGAACTACCGTCGAGGTTTCCAG GCTAGGAAAAATATACTGGGAATGTTGAGGAAACTGATAGAAGAGAGGAGGGCCTCCCAGGAAGCCCACAATGACATGCTTGGTAGCCTTATGAGGAGTGCTGATAACAAATACCAGCTGAATGATGAAGAGATCATTGACCAAATAATCACCGTCATGTACTCCGGGTATGAGACCGTTTCGACCACGTCCATGATGGCCGTCAAGTATCTCCACGACAGCCCGAGCGTTCTTCACAAATTGAGG GAAGAACACTTGGGAATCAGAGCGAAGAAAAGGCCAGAGGATCCTATTGATTGGGAAGACCTTAAGGCGATGCCGTTCACTCGTGCG GTCATCTTTGAGACCTCCAGATTAGCCACAGTTGTCAATGGGGTCTTGAGAAAAACCACTAAAGACATGGAGCTCAACG GGTTCTTAATCCCAAAGGGATGGAGGATATACGTTTACACAAGGGAAATAAATTACAACCCGCGATTATATCCCGATCCCCTTGCGTTCAATCCATGGAGATGGCTG GACAAGAATGTGGAGTGTCGAAACTACAACCTAATTTTCGGTGGGGGCACAAGGCAATGCCCTGGAAAGGAGCTTGGGATTGCCGAGATCTCCACATTTCTTCACTACTTTGTGACCAGATACAG ATGGGAAGAAATTGGGGGTGATAAGCTAATGAAATTTCCAAGAGTAGAAGCACCAAATGGGCTCCACATAAGGGTTTCCCCTTCTTGCTGA